GCAAAgatgtttaattttatatacctatgaataaatcaatttttaattataattatatagtattggttatttttttaattttaatttagataaataaatcaacCTACTATGGTTGCATCTATTTTCATGTGTACTTTCTTTTCTGATTACTTTTTTAGTTGCTTTTGAGCTTACAGCTTtaatcaaaattatttaaagaaagaatGTCAAATATCACGTGATTTgcgataaaataaattttcctctaccgactttttttatattaatatgatTGATTTGAAAACTCAAGAAAAATTCTTCAGACCAAGTATTCTTTCGACGTTTCTTTGTTCTGCGtaaatgtaaaacaatatctccataaaaaacttcagatatgtaaaaaaattacgccaagtacatgaaagcaaataaatcacaaaaaatagaagataacaataattataaaataaaaaaagatgtgaaatcaaaatgagctgcacgtacataaaggtaatgataaatacaaataaatattttaatacgaataaacattttattcaaaatacaacatatacatatacatattagaaacgcagtcagatttattctacatatgtttaattctaatgtcatacgtagcatatgcgcacgcacacatacacacaatcatgaacgcacacacaagaaagaaagaaaaagattaattaatgctatttatacgtatttattcagtttagcagcaccaattcgggacgcagcgccaagtattttgaataaaatgtttattcgtattaaaatattacacggtagcgacagtcgacatatacagggtgtctttcctgtacttggcgtcgagacgctaccgcgtctctataTAGATACCTATATACTGGCGTTCCTTCTCGATaacgagataaaaattatcgcGCAAGCTGCGAATTGAAATCGAGTGTAATATTTGCCATTCGAAGTAGTGAGAACGTTTATAATTTCTATCATTCTTCGAGGAATTTACGTAGAATTCGTGATATGACAATCGAATATTGAAAATGCATATTATTGTATTGTGTTGTAGCGTCGGACATAGAGCAACTGAGTCGTTTTGCGTCTGGGGGATATTGCGATGACTCGACAATAGTATACTTGCAACATCCTTGTGTAATATTAACTGCTTTAGAGGTTCTTGGTTATAAAGTTGTTGCATCCTCGAGCACCAGCGTTAAACAAGACTACAATGAGTACATGTGGACCATGAGGAAAGATTTTTCTGAACCTGAACCGGAACCTGTTATTAAGGCAGGTACGATATAATATTGGCCACTATCGTTTAGATAAATAACTATGCGATAAAAGGTATTGCACGCCGAGTAATCAAAATTTGGTTAGTTACCATCCgcaaaaaaaattaacgattttattaagtTTCTTTTTCATTAGAACGTTACGAattcaacaaattttcaaattgactATACAATCTAGAATTTAAGGGCAAGAGGAAAGAAAGTTACTAAATCTGTACGTTAAATACATATTAAGCACCATAAGATGAATATATCAAGATggtaatttatgattttttattagATAAACTATTAATAGTTTCTGtttatttcttcaaaatttaaGCTGTTTTTGAcattattgaaaaagaaatatggGTAAATTGCAATTCAATGCACGCAAAAATTATCGTGAATTTTTTTATCGGCTTGTTTATTCGTTTTCATACACTTTTCTCAGAGTTCTCTGCTTACAGAATACTCAATACACGTATCTGTGataaaaatataactttaaGGTTACGCATGATATAAGTATTTGCTATAGTTTTCGAttcatatttaattgaaaaatcatCAAGTTTTGCGAAATCACGACAGGAATTTGTTTCCATTGTCTCCCCTCCTCCATCATGGCGGTAGCAACGGGCATGAAAGTGTGTTACGTTGGTTAGACTTATTAACGGTTGACGTTTTAATTTCATATCAGACATGATATCAGATGTATTGTATTAAACAATAATCGTTTTATCTGATAGTGTTACATGTAGCTCTTTATTTGAAGCAATATTCGCGTAAAACTTCTGCCATTGCATAAACCTACATCAATAGATTTTACGAtatgtatttacatatatatgcaCCAAAGTTTCACTGACTTCAAAGTTTTGTTTTGACTCTACAAACTTGCTAACCTATAGGTGACAAGagtgattttgagaatttgatTTCCCTAATTTGAAAGTAttcaaaaaatatgtatatgtattatgTACAACAGCATTTTTGCGTAAATTTattgaataaataatatattgcgCGCTGAtccacaaaattatttaaattgaaattacaaTACATGTTTGATGCTGAgctaataataaaattctgatCTTAGCGTAAAATTATACTCTATTAAAATTCtgcaaattcttaaattttgtatgtacatattttagTTTTGATTCCATATAAAATAGAACAGAGcgtaatgtaatgtaaattgGAAAAGAACTTCTTTATTCTTTTCTATATATACTAAACGACGCAAAGTGTTTCGTCAAAGTTTTGTTTGCAAACAGGACTATGGCAATAAAGCAGGGAATTATGTGGAACTATTACGTTAAAAAATGGTTGCCAATTTCATCTGTGTAGTCACTTGGGTATTTGCcgttataaaagaaaatatatcaGCTGCAGTTATTGGAAAGATGTGCTCCGGGTAGAGTCGCGCAACTTGTAAAACATAAGACATTGGAATAACAAAGTACGAAAGACATACAGTTTACAGTGCCATTTGTTGGTCACAAGAAATTTGCGCGATGCAACTTGCAGGGGAATGAAAAATGCAATTGATCGAACACTGTTGAACAAGGGTAGCTTCACATGTTATCTAACAATATACAAATAATGACTTTCAATTACAGATAATGTATTACTGTATGGTtttatttaataagaaaaaaatagtttgtacttGCAATTGATTATGTAAATGGACGAAAAAATtcagatatatttttttatgcaataGAATTTACGTTTTATATCTTATCGTGCAAGATCATTCATGGAAAAAGTAATATAATGTTCAATTTACATGTTAGTGAAACTAGGAAATGATTTATCATAAGGGATTTTGTATGTATTGGTGTAAAAAGTAAATGCAATGCAAGCGTTCCAAcattattttagattttagttATGTTTCTACTTATATATGAGCCATAGATTGAAATCTCAAGTGTtccaaattatatattttactaAATCACTTGTTTCAGCAATTTGGAGCGAATATTTCTGTGCAACTTGCGCACACATGAAATAAATTGTTCTCTCCTCTTCTCTGTCTAGAAAAGGAAAATCATGCGAGTTAATGTTCTCAGTCGTGTATATACATAACATACTTAGTAGCATTAATTTGTATAAAAgcacattttaatataaaacagaatataataaataagataattgtcgtatattaatagttttattttctaaaaataaaaataatatcgtATGATATATACGAAGCTACGaaatacgtttatatttttcgtggcaaTATGCtggatataaaattttttttctagcaaTAAAAGACGAAGTCTAACAACCCTTTTAGCTCAACAATGACACAACCAAGGAATGCAGCAATCGGAAAATTAGCCAGCGTAATGAGCGACGAGAGTTACTATTACGTTGGCGTAAATGCCTCCCCTTTTTCGTCCGATTGCACTGTCTTTGGCTTAAATTCGGACGAAATGTTGGCCCTTTCCAAGCGTTTTCCAAACTCTGGGGCAGTAGCTTCCAACGGCGTTATAATCAAAGGTTAATATTGTCAATtgatcttttttattattaattgctaaattTGATTTTCCCGTATacatatatagagagagagagcaaagtAATGATAGTTGTTGGATATACTTCAAACAATATAACTTAGGCAGTTAGTATTAATAACTTGGGCAGAAATAAATGCCCAGTCacattttcgaataattttaaaacttcaCTCTAgcgttaataatagaaatagtaGTTACACATGTATAAAAATAGGTTTATGATTTACGTTTGTTACTTCGCTGTATGTATTGCGCTCCTACGTTTAAAATTCTTTTGCGTATTGCAAGTGCGAAATATGAAATTCAAGTTAATAgcacattaaatatatttacaattataCATCACGAATATTATGATTTAAGTAATATTAAATTccgtaaaagtataattttctaacgcctcgaAGTACTCAATCGTACGCGTATACGACGAAcatttgaaatcgattttctcgagaacggGGCCTGGTacgaaaaatttaattctgcatTTTCGCTTAATTTTTCCACGCGGAATCCGCCTCTTTTCGACTGTACATTCGCGTTATGCAGTACTCCTTTTAATTTGTGAAACATAATTCATTTCAGGGCCACCTTTCTCCGTCATTAATGCCCTGGCAGAGTTAGGATATCGAGTTATCTGCAGCACGGGGAAGACGGATACACTGTGGACGCTACAAAGAGAACTGTAGTACCAATAACTGTCCTCAGAATTCGAAATCAACAGCAATTCTATATAATTCTATACCTAAAATATGTGCGCGCAGTTGCCATTGCGCGTCACGTGCGCACACAATGAGAAATGTGCTTATTACGAGCAgagtattaatttatttaacgataTACCAAAAATTCATATTCCGAACACACTGGTATATGAATTAGTGTGTTCCATTTTATTATCGAGCTTCGATCGATATTATTTTAACTTTAGAAATATGTGCCTTTTATTGGACGAGTTTATATGTCGGTAAATTAACCATACATTTTACCAATTTTCTAAACGTCGTAAAAAGTATTTAATTGTAACTCGCGGTTCCTTTGTATTGTTTCATATTTAAACTGTACTAATCATgtcccgtttttttttctcattattTTAGTCTGTATTAAGAAGAATGTGTCATatattgttttcaattttaataataaatgaataacgaACGTTACAACAATAAGACTGTACGGGtacaattttcgaaattttctacaatttctcCGATTACAATACTATACAGCAACtgttaatttatttgtaatgtGCAACCGCGTGAAAAGCAATTATTGAGCGGGTAGATATGGACGTAGGTGCTTACAAAATCATGTTAAAGGAATAGCGAACTGattctaattaatttttttttactttaagtaGAATTAGACTTCGCTAACATTTCGTGCAATATGTTACTTCAGTCCATTCGCATATCTTCTATTAAAGTAATTCGTGCATTTTACGTTCAGATCGTTTTTGTTACCGGAttgtaatattttgtattattccTTTCCCTTGGTATGTACGTGCAATCTTTATACTAGTATGGAATATACGGAATCAAAACTATTATTAACATCACGCAATATGACGAAAGAATTTGTATTGCGGCCAGCATTTATGGAATAAGTTTACGAAGCGATAAAGCAGCATTTGTTAGCGCAGCATCATGCTTGTCGATGTGAAAACAAATTGTAGCGACTAATTAAAGTGCTCTACTTATTacaaagtaactgaaacttaatAATACAAAAGGCCACGTTTGTGTACCGGCCTTCTAATTATAAGCGAATTCGATATATTCTTACAAGTTGTAAACTCGTATACACACGAATTGTGTAAACAAAATACACTTTTTGCATATTGTGAATGAacattgattaaaaaatatatacaatctAAACACAGTCTAGGAAATCAACTTTATTTAAAAGATAAAAGTCACGCGCAATATCCGTTTTTTGTTCGTTGAAATAATAGGCAAAGAAGATTTATTCAGTCACCTGTAGCCAGACAAACCACAAACATGGAGCATGGTCATAATGATCATGATGTGTGCTGCAGTTCGAGGGATAATGTTGGTGTTCGACAATCTTTCACGGAAATTGAGTTCGAACGTGGAATCTGGTATGCAGGtaaataattgaattataataaatattacagAACGTACTTGTGATCACTTTTCCAATAACTATTTACGTAACTTTCAGCGCAATATAACGATTTAGATCGTGTGAAAGCGTTACTGAAGAAGGGCGTGTCAGCCAACGTGGAGGATTCTGCTGGCTACATAAGCTTACATTATGCAGCTcgaaatggacattacgaagtCTGCAAATTATTGTTGGAAAGCAATGCAAAAGTGAATGCACAGACTCGTTG
The nucleotide sequence above comes from Andrena cerasifolii isolate SP2316 chromosome 2, iyAndCera1_principal, whole genome shotgun sequence. Encoded proteins:
- the LOC143365927 gene encoding uncharacterized protein LOC143365927 isoform X3, which produces MPYILVRGNLASYGHRYPWRVLVSGLKASDIEQLSRFASGGYCDDSTIVYLQHPCVILTALEVLGYKVVASSSTSVKQDYNEYMWTMRKDFSEPEPEPVIKAAIKDEV
- the LOC143365927 gene encoding uncharacterized protein LOC143365927 isoform X1, translating into MNISRWQRRFIQSPVARQTTNMEHGHNDHDVCCSSRDNVGVRQSFTEIEFERGIWYAAQYNDLDRVKALLKKGVSANVEDSAGYISLHYAARNGHYEVCKLLLESNAKVNAQTRCGHATALHRAAMQGHVNIVQLLLKSGANPNLKDADGYTALHKSLLARSLPVCKLLIPCTDLTLSRGSKLDIEQFVKEKCPDISSFLLTYVNTQGEMQGNR